A window of Kribbella sp. NBC_00382 genomic DNA:
CTGGGTTCCCCAGGGACGGGTGAGGCGTCCCTTGGCCTGGGGTGAGTACGGGATGCTGCTCACTCCCAGGTCTGCGCACAGGGGGAGCATTTCGCGTTCTTCTTCGCGTTTGAGCAGGTTGTACTGATCCTGCATGGACACGAACGGTGTCCAGCCGTGGAGGGCAGCCGCGTGCTGGAGTTTGGCGAACTGCCACGCCCACATCGATGAGGCGCCCAGGTAGCGGACCTTGCCGGCCTTCACCACGTCGTGGAGCGCCTCCATGGTTTCCTCGACCGGGGTACCGGGGTCGAAGCGGTGAATCTGGTACAGGTCGATGTAGTCGGTCCCGAGCCGGGTGAGGGAGGCCTCGACTTGTTCGAGGATCGCCTTGCGGGACAGTCCTTGCCCGCCGGGTCCGTCGTGCATGCGGCCGAAGACCTTGGTTGCCAGCACGATGTCCTCGCGGCGGGCGTAGCGTTTGACGGCGCGGCCGACGTACTCCTCGGAGCTGCCGAGTTGGTAGGTATTGGCGGTGTCCCAGAACGTCACGCCCAGTTCGATCGCCTGGCGGAAGAACGGCTGTGCGGCGTCCTCGTCGAGGGTCCAGTCGTGCAGACCCTGGCCGGGGTCGCCATAGCTCATGCAGCCCAGTGCGATCCGGCTGACCTTGAGCCCTGAGTTCCCGAGTCGGCTGTACTGCATACGTACTCCTCAGTTGGTGGCAACGGCGGCGAGCTTGACGACGCGGTGCTCGACGATGTTGAGAATGATCAGCAGCACTGCCAGCAGCATGACGGAGGCGATGGCTGGGATTCTGGGTGCCACGGCGATGAGGCTGAGACAGGCCGCGGCAGCGATCAGTCTGGGCGTGGCCAGGGTGTGGAACATGTGCCACCGGGTGAAGGCAAACGCGCCGAGGTAGATGCAGGTGCCGGCCAGGAGTAGGGCCGCGGCGTCGAGGTGCAAGGGTTCTGCTGGGTCCCGTACGGCGGTACCGATGGCTGCGGCGACGCCGATGATGCCGGCGATGAGCATCAGATGTCCGTAGGACAGTACCGGCCGGATGATGTCGATGCGCACCGTGGACGACTCGATCGCCTGGTGGATGGCTGTAGCGGAGAAGGCGAAGTACACCCACCACAGTCCGCAACAAACGGCGAAGGCAGCGGCGAGAGCAGCGAGCCCGAGGGCGTCGAGCTGGTGTTCCGCCGCGGCGGCCCCGGTCGCGACTACCGTTTCGCCCAAGGCGATGATCACGAACAGCCCGAATCGCTCGGCGACATGGGATGCGTCGAAGGGCGCTGAGCTCAGGCGTTTGCGTGCCAGGAACGGAACGCTGAGGTCGGTCAGCGCGGCGACGGCCCAGACCGCCGTTCGCCCGGCCGGTGGCAGCAGGGCACCGGCCACGAAGAGTGGTCCGGTGAGGAATGCGCCCACGGTGAACGTGGTGAAGGCGGCGCGATGGGGCAGACCATGGATCGCGAGCAGCAGAACGAGTCTGGCTACCCAGTACGTTCCGCCGAACCAGAGGGCGGTGCCGTCGAACGTCCCGGGCAGCGACAGGCCGAGGATCAGCCCGCAGAAGGCGACGCCGAACATTCCGAGTCGTCCTCGCACTGTGTCGATCTCGTGCAGGTTCGCGTGCATCGTGCCTCCGACCCACACCCAGAAGACCGGGATGAAGACGATGAGCGCCCGGGAGACACCCAGCCACGAATGATCGTTGTGCACCAGCTCCGACGCCGAGGTGACGGCGAAGACGAAGACGAGATCGAAGAACAGCTCGAGCCAGGTCACCCGCTTCACAGCGTCGACCTCAGGTGGGCGGGGTCGGCGGCCCAGGAGGCCAGCAGGCGCAGGCCGTCGTGTGAGGCTGTGCCCGGCTCAGCGGTCCAGACGATGATCTGCAGGTCGGGATCGGCGGCCCAGGTGACTGCGTTCCAGTCGAGGTGAAGGTCCCCGACGACCGGGTGGCGTAGGTGTTTGGTGCCGGTGTCGCGGGTTGCTACCTCCTGTGCAGCCCACCACCGTCGGAACTGGGTGTCCTGGATCGAGAGTTCGCCCACGAGCTCGGCCAACTTCGCGTCGCCCGGGTTGTCGGCGTTGTGCATCCGCAGCTGGGCGATGGCGAGCCGGGTGACTCCCTCCCAGTCCGCGTAGAGCTCGCGCATGGCCGGGTCGGTGATCAGCAGCCGGATGTAGTAACGCTGCTGGTCGGGGATCTTCCCGAAGTCGGTGATCATGGCGGCGCCCAAGGCGTTCCAGGCGACGATTTCGGTGCGCGGACCGATGACGAAGGCCGGTGTCAGCGCCATGTTGTCGAGCATCCGCTGAAGTTGCGGCTGGACCTTGGGGTGCGGGCGGCGACGGGGTGGGCGGTAGTCGTCCTTCGCCGCGAGTTCGTACATGTAGACGCGCTGATCGTCGTCCAGACGCAGTACCCGGGCAAGCGACTCCAGTACCGGCGGCGACGCCTGGATCCGTCCCTGTTCCAGGCGGGAGTAGTAGTCGGTGCTGATGGCGGCCAGTACGG
This region includes:
- a CDS encoding aldo/keto reductase, with translation MQYSRLGNSGLKVSRIALGCMSYGDPGQGLHDWTLDEDAAQPFFRQAIELGVTFWDTANTYQLGSSEEYVGRAVKRYARREDIVLATKVFGRMHDGPGGQGLSRKAILEQVEASLTRLGTDYIDLYQIHRFDPGTPVEETMEALHDVVKAGKVRYLGASSMWAWQFAKLQHAAALHGWTPFVSMQDQYNLLKREEEREMLPLCADLGVSSIPYSPQAKGRLTRPWGTQTARSSTDEVARTFDTPADEPIVNAVQEIAETRGVPMAQVAIAWLLTKPVVAAPIVGATKTHHLDQAVSALELQLNDQEIQRLEAPYVPQNAYWY
- a CDS encoding low temperature requirement protein A — its product is MKRVTWLELFFDLVFVFAVTSASELVHNDHSWLGVSRALIVFIPVFWVWVGGTMHANLHEIDTVRGRLGMFGVAFCGLILGLSLPGTFDGTALWFGGTYWVARLVLLLAIHGLPHRAAFTTFTVGAFLTGPLFVAGALLPPAGRTAVWAVAALTDLSVPFLARKRLSSAPFDASHVAERFGLFVIIALGETVVATGAAAAEHQLDALGLAALAAAFAVCCGLWWVYFAFSATAIHQAIESSTVRIDIIRPVLSYGHLMLIAGIIGVAAAIGTAVRDPAEPLHLDAAALLLAGTCIYLGAFAFTRWHMFHTLATPRLIAAAACLSLIAVAPRIPAIASVMLLAVLLIILNIVEHRVVKLAAVATN
- a CDS encoding helix-turn-helix transcriptional regulator, producing the protein MNRDLHRSDLGAFLKARRAELDPAAVGLPVAGPRRVAGLRREEVAVLAAISTDYYSRLEQGRIQASPPVLESLARVLRLDDDQRVYMYELAAKDDYRPPRRRPHPKVQPQLQRMLDNMALTPAFVIGPRTEIVAWNALGAAMITDFGKIPDQQRYYIRLLITDPAMRELYADWEGVTRLAIAQLRMHNADNPGDAKLAELVGELSIQDTQFRRWWAAQEVATRDTGTKHLRHPVVGDLHLDWNAVTWAADPDLQIIVWTAEPGTASHDGLRLLASWAADPAHLRSTL